A stretch of the Ornithodoros turicata isolate Travis chromosome 4, ASM3712646v1, whole genome shotgun sequence genome encodes the following:
- the LOC135391839 gene encoding TOM1-like protein 2 isoform X6 — translation MSAILAQLGGNPFNTPVGQKIEQATDASLASENWALNMEICDIINDTDEGPKDALRAVRKRLQQNAGKNYTVVMYSLTVLETCVKNCGKRFHLLVSQKDFVQELVKMIGPKNDPPTAVQEKVLSLIQSWADAFRTHPDMQGVVQVYTDLRNKGVEFPPTDLDAMAPIYTPQRSVPPALLNTQPRPVTRPVVVQEGPPSPVQLSPEQLSKLKHELDMVQRNMTVFGDMLSQLTPGQEQRSDWELMQELQKTCHAMQTRIVELVDKVANEEVTGELLRLNDDLNNLFLRYERFEKRRMAVLTSQPKEPSRQAEGAGENVAPLIDLGEPDVTTELQNLAIGGGSTAVAPSSAASANAGSNPSTKGGVDEFDMFAQSRHAFDQGRSGSTYADNTSGDQLGVSLGALAQVRSQKPVTETSGQESITSSEFDRFLAERAAAAERLPNVTATTGSSAATHSSPAAHAAPRNRMEREEAAENSLFAL, via the exons ATGTCTGCTATTTTAGCCCAACTCGGGGGTAATCCCTTCAACACTCCTGTAGGCCAGAAAATTG AACAAGCCACGGATGCGTCATTGGCTTCGGAGAACTGGGCTTTAAATATGGAGATATGCGACATTATAAATGACACTGATGAAGG GCCAAAGGATGCGTTGCGTGCAGTTCGAAAACGATTGCAGCAAAATGCCGGCAAGAACTACACAGTGGTCATGTATAGCCTTACG GTCCTCGAAACCTGCGTGAAAAACTGTGGCAAGCGTTTCCACCTGCTTGTGTCGCAGAAAGACTTTGTGCAGGAACTCGTCAAGATGATCGGTCCAAAGAACGACCCTCCCACCGCAGTTCAGGAGAAAGTTCTGAGCCTCATCCAA AGCTGGGCGGATGCGTTCCGCACACATCCCGACATGCAGGGGGTTGTGCAAGTGTACACTGATTTGCGCAACAAAGGCGTGGAGTTTCCTCCCACGGATTTGGATGCCATGGCACCAATATACACTCCGCAGAGG AGTGTTCCACCAGCACTCCTGAACACGCAACCTCGTCCTGTCACGCGCCCCGTCGTCGTTCAGGAGGGTCCTCCAAGCCCTGTCCAGTTGTCTCCAGAGCAGTTGTCCAAGTTGAAGCACGAACTGGACATGGTGCAGCGGAATATGACAGTCTTTGGGGACATGCTGTCCCAGCTGACGCCGGGGCAGGAGCAGCGAAGTGATTGGGAACTCATGCAG GAGCTTCAGAAGACATGTCACGCAATGCAGACACGAATTGTGGAATTGGTTGACAAAGTAGCCAACGAGGAAGTGACGG GCGAGCTTCTGCGCCTCAACGACGATCTCAACAACCTGTTCCTACGGTACGAGCGATTTGAAAAGCGCCGAATGGCTGTGCTCACTTCTCAACCCAAAGAGCCAAGTAGGCAAGCAGAG GGAGCCGGTGAAAATGTGGCACCCCTCATCGACCTCGGAGAGCCAGACGTTACCACCGAGCTTCAGAATCTCG CAATTGGTGGAGGCAGCACTGCCGTTGCACCATCGTCTGCTGCGTCTGCAAACGCAGGATCAAACCCATCTACCAAGGGCGGAGTAGACGAGTTTGACATGTTTGCGCAGTCGCGGCATGCCTTCGATCAAGGACGATCAGG CAGCACGTATGCCGACAACACAAGCGGGGATCAGCTCGGAGTCTCCTTGGGAGCACTCGCGCAGGTCAGAAGCCAAAAG cCTGTGACGGAAACATCTGGTCAAGAGTCCATCACGAGCTCAG AGTTTGACAGGTTCCTAGCGGAGCGAGCAGCCGCGGCCGAACGACTGCCCAACGTCACGGCGACGACGGGCTCGTCTGCCGCCACGCATTCATCGCCCGCAGCCCACGCTGCTCCTCGGAACAGAATGGAGAGAGAAGAAGCGGCGGAGAACAGCCTGTTCGCACTTTAG
- the LOC135391839 gene encoding TOM1-like protein 2 isoform X3: protein MSAILAQLGGNPFNTPVGQKIEQATDASLASENWALNMEICDIINDTDEGPKDALRAVRKRLQQNAGKNYTVVMYSLTVLETCVKNCGKRFHLLVSQKDFVQELVKMIGPKNDPPTAVQEKVLSLIQSWADAFRTHPDMQGVVQVYTDLRNKGVEFPPTDLDAMAPIYTPQRSVPPALLNTQPRPVTRPVVVQEGPPSPVQLSPEQLSKLKHELDMVQRNMTVFGDMLSQLTPGQEQRSDWELMQELQKTCHAMQTRIVELVDKVANEEVTGELLRLNDDLNNLFLRYERFEKRRMAVLTSQPKEPSRQAEGAGENVAPLIDLGEPDVTTELQNLAIGGGSTAVAPSSAASANAGSNPSTKGGVDEFDMFAQSRHAFDQGRSGSSTYADNTSGDQLGVSLGALAQVRSQKYKDRDFDEMEQWLKEKPVTETSGQESITSSEFDRFLAERAAAAERLPNVTATTGSSAATHSSPAAHAAPRNRMEREEAAENSLFAL from the exons ATGTCTGCTATTTTAGCCCAACTCGGGGGTAATCCCTTCAACACTCCTGTAGGCCAGAAAATTG AACAAGCCACGGATGCGTCATTGGCTTCGGAGAACTGGGCTTTAAATATGGAGATATGCGACATTATAAATGACACTGATGAAGG GCCAAAGGATGCGTTGCGTGCAGTTCGAAAACGATTGCAGCAAAATGCCGGCAAGAACTACACAGTGGTCATGTATAGCCTTACG GTCCTCGAAACCTGCGTGAAAAACTGTGGCAAGCGTTTCCACCTGCTTGTGTCGCAGAAAGACTTTGTGCAGGAACTCGTCAAGATGATCGGTCCAAAGAACGACCCTCCCACCGCAGTTCAGGAGAAAGTTCTGAGCCTCATCCAA AGCTGGGCGGATGCGTTCCGCACACATCCCGACATGCAGGGGGTTGTGCAAGTGTACACTGATTTGCGCAACAAAGGCGTGGAGTTTCCTCCCACGGATTTGGATGCCATGGCACCAATATACACTCCGCAGAGG AGTGTTCCACCAGCACTCCTGAACACGCAACCTCGTCCTGTCACGCGCCCCGTCGTCGTTCAGGAGGGTCCTCCAAGCCCTGTCCAGTTGTCTCCAGAGCAGTTGTCCAAGTTGAAGCACGAACTGGACATGGTGCAGCGGAATATGACAGTCTTTGGGGACATGCTGTCCCAGCTGACGCCGGGGCAGGAGCAGCGAAGTGATTGGGAACTCATGCAG GAGCTTCAGAAGACATGTCACGCAATGCAGACACGAATTGTGGAATTGGTTGACAAAGTAGCCAACGAGGAAGTGACGG GCGAGCTTCTGCGCCTCAACGACGATCTCAACAACCTGTTCCTACGGTACGAGCGATTTGAAAAGCGCCGAATGGCTGTGCTCACTTCTCAACCCAAAGAGCCAAGTAGGCAAGCAGAG GGAGCCGGTGAAAATGTGGCACCCCTCATCGACCTCGGAGAGCCAGACGTTACCACCGAGCTTCAGAATCTCG CAATTGGTGGAGGCAGCACTGCCGTTGCACCATCGTCTGCTGCGTCTGCAAACGCAGGATCAAACCCATCTACCAAGGGCGGAGTAGACGAGTTTGACATGTTTGCGCAGTCGCGGCATGCCTTCGATCAAGGACGATCAGG CAGCAGCACGTATGCCGACAACACAAGCGGGGATCAGCTCGGAGTCTCCTTGGGAGCACTCGCGCAGGTCAGAAGCCAAAAG TACAAAGACAGGGACTTTGACGAGATGGAGCAATGGCTCAAGGAAAAG cCTGTGACGGAAACATCTGGTCAAGAGTCCATCACGAGCTCAG AGTTTGACAGGTTCCTAGCGGAGCGAGCAGCCGCGGCCGAACGACTGCCCAACGTCACGGCGACGACGGGCTCGTCTGCCGCCACGCATTCATCGCCCGCAGCCCACGCTGCTCCTCGGAACAGAATGGAGAGAGAAGAAGCGGCGGAGAACAGCCTGTTCGCACTTTAG
- the LOC135391839 gene encoding TOM1-like protein 2 isoform X5 yields the protein MSAILAQLGGNPFNTPVGQKIEQATDASLASENWALNMEICDIINDTDEGPKDALRAVRKRLQQNAGKNYTVVMYSLTVLETCVKNCGKRFHLLVSQKDFVQELVKMIGPKNDPPTAVQEKVLSLIQSWADAFRTHPDMQGVVQVYTDLRNKGVEFPPTDLDAMAPIYTPQRSVPPALLNTQPRPVTRPVVVQEGPPSPVQLSPEQLSKLKHELDMVQRNMTVFGDMLSQLTPGQEQRSDWELMQELQKTCHAMQTRIVELVDKVANEEVTGELLRLNDDLNNLFLRYERFEKRRMAVLTSQPKEPSRQAEGAGENVAPLIDLGEPDVTTELQNLAIGGGSTAVAPSSAASANAGSNPSTKGGVDEFDMFAQSRHAFDQGRSGSSTYADNTSGDQLGVSLGALAQVRSQKPVTETSGQESITSSEFDRFLAERAAAAERLPNVTATTGSSAATHSSPAAHAAPRNRMEREEAAENSLFAL from the exons ATGTCTGCTATTTTAGCCCAACTCGGGGGTAATCCCTTCAACACTCCTGTAGGCCAGAAAATTG AACAAGCCACGGATGCGTCATTGGCTTCGGAGAACTGGGCTTTAAATATGGAGATATGCGACATTATAAATGACACTGATGAAGG GCCAAAGGATGCGTTGCGTGCAGTTCGAAAACGATTGCAGCAAAATGCCGGCAAGAACTACACAGTGGTCATGTATAGCCTTACG GTCCTCGAAACCTGCGTGAAAAACTGTGGCAAGCGTTTCCACCTGCTTGTGTCGCAGAAAGACTTTGTGCAGGAACTCGTCAAGATGATCGGTCCAAAGAACGACCCTCCCACCGCAGTTCAGGAGAAAGTTCTGAGCCTCATCCAA AGCTGGGCGGATGCGTTCCGCACACATCCCGACATGCAGGGGGTTGTGCAAGTGTACACTGATTTGCGCAACAAAGGCGTGGAGTTTCCTCCCACGGATTTGGATGCCATGGCACCAATATACACTCCGCAGAGG AGTGTTCCACCAGCACTCCTGAACACGCAACCTCGTCCTGTCACGCGCCCCGTCGTCGTTCAGGAGGGTCCTCCAAGCCCTGTCCAGTTGTCTCCAGAGCAGTTGTCCAAGTTGAAGCACGAACTGGACATGGTGCAGCGGAATATGACAGTCTTTGGGGACATGCTGTCCCAGCTGACGCCGGGGCAGGAGCAGCGAAGTGATTGGGAACTCATGCAG GAGCTTCAGAAGACATGTCACGCAATGCAGACACGAATTGTGGAATTGGTTGACAAAGTAGCCAACGAGGAAGTGACGG GCGAGCTTCTGCGCCTCAACGACGATCTCAACAACCTGTTCCTACGGTACGAGCGATTTGAAAAGCGCCGAATGGCTGTGCTCACTTCTCAACCCAAAGAGCCAAGTAGGCAAGCAGAG GGAGCCGGTGAAAATGTGGCACCCCTCATCGACCTCGGAGAGCCAGACGTTACCACCGAGCTTCAGAATCTCG CAATTGGTGGAGGCAGCACTGCCGTTGCACCATCGTCTGCTGCGTCTGCAAACGCAGGATCAAACCCATCTACCAAGGGCGGAGTAGACGAGTTTGACATGTTTGCGCAGTCGCGGCATGCCTTCGATCAAGGACGATCAGG CAGCAGCACGTATGCCGACAACACAAGCGGGGATCAGCTCGGAGTCTCCTTGGGAGCACTCGCGCAGGTCAGAAGCCAAAAG cCTGTGACGGAAACATCTGGTCAAGAGTCCATCACGAGCTCAG AGTTTGACAGGTTCCTAGCGGAGCGAGCAGCCGCGGCCGAACGACTGCCCAACGTCACGGCGACGACGGGCTCGTCTGCCGCCACGCATTCATCGCCCGCAGCCCACGCTGCTCCTCGGAACAGAATGGAGAGAGAAGAAGCGGCGGAGAACAGCCTGTTCGCACTTTAG
- the LOC135391839 gene encoding TOM1-like protein 2 isoform X2, with translation MSAILAQLGGNPFNTPVGQKIEQATDASLASENWALNMEICDIINDTDEGPKDALRAVRKRLQQNAGKNYTVVMYSLTVLETCVKNCGKRFHLLVSQKDFVQELVKMIGPKNDPPTAVQEKVLSLIQSWADAFRTHPDMQGVVQVYTDLRNKGVEFPPTDLDAMAPIYTPQRSVPPALLNTQPRPVTRPVVVQEGPPSPVQLSPEQLSKLKHELDMVQRNMTVFGDMLSQLTPGQEQRSDWELMQELQKTCHAMQTRIVELVDKVANEEVTGELLRLNDDLNNLFLRYERFEKRRMAVLTSQPKEPSRQAEGAGENVAPLIDLGEPDVTTELQNLAIGGGSTAVAPSSAASANAGSNPSTKGGVDEFDMFAQSRHAFDQGRSGSTYADNTSGDQLGVSLGALAQVRSQKKTEENGEPAIEYKDRDFDEMEQWLKEKPVTETSGQESITSSEFDRFLAERAAAAERLPNVTATTGSSAATHSSPAAHAAPRNRMEREEAAENSLFAL, from the exons ATGTCTGCTATTTTAGCCCAACTCGGGGGTAATCCCTTCAACACTCCTGTAGGCCAGAAAATTG AACAAGCCACGGATGCGTCATTGGCTTCGGAGAACTGGGCTTTAAATATGGAGATATGCGACATTATAAATGACACTGATGAAGG GCCAAAGGATGCGTTGCGTGCAGTTCGAAAACGATTGCAGCAAAATGCCGGCAAGAACTACACAGTGGTCATGTATAGCCTTACG GTCCTCGAAACCTGCGTGAAAAACTGTGGCAAGCGTTTCCACCTGCTTGTGTCGCAGAAAGACTTTGTGCAGGAACTCGTCAAGATGATCGGTCCAAAGAACGACCCTCCCACCGCAGTTCAGGAGAAAGTTCTGAGCCTCATCCAA AGCTGGGCGGATGCGTTCCGCACACATCCCGACATGCAGGGGGTTGTGCAAGTGTACACTGATTTGCGCAACAAAGGCGTGGAGTTTCCTCCCACGGATTTGGATGCCATGGCACCAATATACACTCCGCAGAGG AGTGTTCCACCAGCACTCCTGAACACGCAACCTCGTCCTGTCACGCGCCCCGTCGTCGTTCAGGAGGGTCCTCCAAGCCCTGTCCAGTTGTCTCCAGAGCAGTTGTCCAAGTTGAAGCACGAACTGGACATGGTGCAGCGGAATATGACAGTCTTTGGGGACATGCTGTCCCAGCTGACGCCGGGGCAGGAGCAGCGAAGTGATTGGGAACTCATGCAG GAGCTTCAGAAGACATGTCACGCAATGCAGACACGAATTGTGGAATTGGTTGACAAAGTAGCCAACGAGGAAGTGACGG GCGAGCTTCTGCGCCTCAACGACGATCTCAACAACCTGTTCCTACGGTACGAGCGATTTGAAAAGCGCCGAATGGCTGTGCTCACTTCTCAACCCAAAGAGCCAAGTAGGCAAGCAGAG GGAGCCGGTGAAAATGTGGCACCCCTCATCGACCTCGGAGAGCCAGACGTTACCACCGAGCTTCAGAATCTCG CAATTGGTGGAGGCAGCACTGCCGTTGCACCATCGTCTGCTGCGTCTGCAAACGCAGGATCAAACCCATCTACCAAGGGCGGAGTAGACGAGTTTGACATGTTTGCGCAGTCGCGGCATGCCTTCGATCAAGGACGATCAGG CAGCACGTATGCCGACAACACAAGCGGGGATCAGCTCGGAGTCTCCTTGGGAGCACTCGCGCAGGTCAGAAGCCAAAAG AAGACAGAAGAGAATGGAGAACCTGCTATAGAG TACAAAGACAGGGACTTTGACGAGATGGAGCAATGGCTCAAGGAAAAG cCTGTGACGGAAACATCTGGTCAAGAGTCCATCACGAGCTCAG AGTTTGACAGGTTCCTAGCGGAGCGAGCAGCCGCGGCCGAACGACTGCCCAACGTCACGGCGACGACGGGCTCGTCTGCCGCCACGCATTCATCGCCCGCAGCCCACGCTGCTCCTCGGAACAGAATGGAGAGAGAAGAAGCGGCGGAGAACAGCCTGTTCGCACTTTAG
- the LOC135391839 gene encoding TOM1-like protein 2 isoform X4: MSAILAQLGGNPFNTPVGQKIEQATDASLASENWALNMEICDIINDTDEGPKDALRAVRKRLQQNAGKNYTVVMYSLTVLETCVKNCGKRFHLLVSQKDFVQELVKMIGPKNDPPTAVQEKVLSLIQSWADAFRTHPDMQGVVQVYTDLRNKGVEFPPTDLDAMAPIYTPQRSVPPALLNTQPRPVTRPVVVQEGPPSPVQLSPEQLSKLKHELDMVQRNMTVFGDMLSQLTPGQEQRSDWELMQELQKTCHAMQTRIVELVDKVANEEVTGELLRLNDDLNNLFLRYERFEKRRMAVLTSQPKEPSRQAEGAGENVAPLIDLGEPDVTTELQNLAIGGGSTAVAPSSAASANAGSNPSTKGGVDEFDMFAQSRHAFDQGRSGSTYADNTSGDQLGVSLGALAQVRSQKYKDRDFDEMEQWLKEKPVTETSGQESITSSEFDRFLAERAAAAERLPNVTATTGSSAATHSSPAAHAAPRNRMEREEAAENSLFAL; the protein is encoded by the exons ATGTCTGCTATTTTAGCCCAACTCGGGGGTAATCCCTTCAACACTCCTGTAGGCCAGAAAATTG AACAAGCCACGGATGCGTCATTGGCTTCGGAGAACTGGGCTTTAAATATGGAGATATGCGACATTATAAATGACACTGATGAAGG GCCAAAGGATGCGTTGCGTGCAGTTCGAAAACGATTGCAGCAAAATGCCGGCAAGAACTACACAGTGGTCATGTATAGCCTTACG GTCCTCGAAACCTGCGTGAAAAACTGTGGCAAGCGTTTCCACCTGCTTGTGTCGCAGAAAGACTTTGTGCAGGAACTCGTCAAGATGATCGGTCCAAAGAACGACCCTCCCACCGCAGTTCAGGAGAAAGTTCTGAGCCTCATCCAA AGCTGGGCGGATGCGTTCCGCACACATCCCGACATGCAGGGGGTTGTGCAAGTGTACACTGATTTGCGCAACAAAGGCGTGGAGTTTCCTCCCACGGATTTGGATGCCATGGCACCAATATACACTCCGCAGAGG AGTGTTCCACCAGCACTCCTGAACACGCAACCTCGTCCTGTCACGCGCCCCGTCGTCGTTCAGGAGGGTCCTCCAAGCCCTGTCCAGTTGTCTCCAGAGCAGTTGTCCAAGTTGAAGCACGAACTGGACATGGTGCAGCGGAATATGACAGTCTTTGGGGACATGCTGTCCCAGCTGACGCCGGGGCAGGAGCAGCGAAGTGATTGGGAACTCATGCAG GAGCTTCAGAAGACATGTCACGCAATGCAGACACGAATTGTGGAATTGGTTGACAAAGTAGCCAACGAGGAAGTGACGG GCGAGCTTCTGCGCCTCAACGACGATCTCAACAACCTGTTCCTACGGTACGAGCGATTTGAAAAGCGCCGAATGGCTGTGCTCACTTCTCAACCCAAAGAGCCAAGTAGGCAAGCAGAG GGAGCCGGTGAAAATGTGGCACCCCTCATCGACCTCGGAGAGCCAGACGTTACCACCGAGCTTCAGAATCTCG CAATTGGTGGAGGCAGCACTGCCGTTGCACCATCGTCTGCTGCGTCTGCAAACGCAGGATCAAACCCATCTACCAAGGGCGGAGTAGACGAGTTTGACATGTTTGCGCAGTCGCGGCATGCCTTCGATCAAGGACGATCAGG CAGCACGTATGCCGACAACACAAGCGGGGATCAGCTCGGAGTCTCCTTGGGAGCACTCGCGCAGGTCAGAAGCCAAAAG TACAAAGACAGGGACTTTGACGAGATGGAGCAATGGCTCAAGGAAAAG cCTGTGACGGAAACATCTGGTCAAGAGTCCATCACGAGCTCAG AGTTTGACAGGTTCCTAGCGGAGCGAGCAGCCGCGGCCGAACGACTGCCCAACGTCACGGCGACGACGGGCTCGTCTGCCGCCACGCATTCATCGCCCGCAGCCCACGCTGCTCCTCGGAACAGAATGGAGAGAGAAGAAGCGGCGGAGAACAGCCTGTTCGCACTTTAG
- the LOC135391839 gene encoding TOM1-like protein 2 isoform X1, giving the protein MSAILAQLGGNPFNTPVGQKIEQATDASLASENWALNMEICDIINDTDEGPKDALRAVRKRLQQNAGKNYTVVMYSLTVLETCVKNCGKRFHLLVSQKDFVQELVKMIGPKNDPPTAVQEKVLSLIQSWADAFRTHPDMQGVVQVYTDLRNKGVEFPPTDLDAMAPIYTPQRSVPPALLNTQPRPVTRPVVVQEGPPSPVQLSPEQLSKLKHELDMVQRNMTVFGDMLSQLTPGQEQRSDWELMQELQKTCHAMQTRIVELVDKVANEEVTGELLRLNDDLNNLFLRYERFEKRRMAVLTSQPKEPSRQAEGAGENVAPLIDLGEPDVTTELQNLAIGGGSTAVAPSSAASANAGSNPSTKGGVDEFDMFAQSRHAFDQGRSGSSTYADNTSGDQLGVSLGALAQVRSQKKTEENGEPAIEYKDRDFDEMEQWLKEKPVTETSGQESITSSEFDRFLAERAAAAERLPNVTATTGSSAATHSSPAAHAAPRNRMEREEAAENSLFAL; this is encoded by the exons ATGTCTGCTATTTTAGCCCAACTCGGGGGTAATCCCTTCAACACTCCTGTAGGCCAGAAAATTG AACAAGCCACGGATGCGTCATTGGCTTCGGAGAACTGGGCTTTAAATATGGAGATATGCGACATTATAAATGACACTGATGAAGG GCCAAAGGATGCGTTGCGTGCAGTTCGAAAACGATTGCAGCAAAATGCCGGCAAGAACTACACAGTGGTCATGTATAGCCTTACG GTCCTCGAAACCTGCGTGAAAAACTGTGGCAAGCGTTTCCACCTGCTTGTGTCGCAGAAAGACTTTGTGCAGGAACTCGTCAAGATGATCGGTCCAAAGAACGACCCTCCCACCGCAGTTCAGGAGAAAGTTCTGAGCCTCATCCAA AGCTGGGCGGATGCGTTCCGCACACATCCCGACATGCAGGGGGTTGTGCAAGTGTACACTGATTTGCGCAACAAAGGCGTGGAGTTTCCTCCCACGGATTTGGATGCCATGGCACCAATATACACTCCGCAGAGG AGTGTTCCACCAGCACTCCTGAACACGCAACCTCGTCCTGTCACGCGCCCCGTCGTCGTTCAGGAGGGTCCTCCAAGCCCTGTCCAGTTGTCTCCAGAGCAGTTGTCCAAGTTGAAGCACGAACTGGACATGGTGCAGCGGAATATGACAGTCTTTGGGGACATGCTGTCCCAGCTGACGCCGGGGCAGGAGCAGCGAAGTGATTGGGAACTCATGCAG GAGCTTCAGAAGACATGTCACGCAATGCAGACACGAATTGTGGAATTGGTTGACAAAGTAGCCAACGAGGAAGTGACGG GCGAGCTTCTGCGCCTCAACGACGATCTCAACAACCTGTTCCTACGGTACGAGCGATTTGAAAAGCGCCGAATGGCTGTGCTCACTTCTCAACCCAAAGAGCCAAGTAGGCAAGCAGAG GGAGCCGGTGAAAATGTGGCACCCCTCATCGACCTCGGAGAGCCAGACGTTACCACCGAGCTTCAGAATCTCG CAATTGGTGGAGGCAGCACTGCCGTTGCACCATCGTCTGCTGCGTCTGCAAACGCAGGATCAAACCCATCTACCAAGGGCGGAGTAGACGAGTTTGACATGTTTGCGCAGTCGCGGCATGCCTTCGATCAAGGACGATCAGG CAGCAGCACGTATGCCGACAACACAAGCGGGGATCAGCTCGGAGTCTCCTTGGGAGCACTCGCGCAGGTCAGAAGCCAAAAG AAGACAGAAGAGAATGGAGAACCTGCTATAGAG TACAAAGACAGGGACTTTGACGAGATGGAGCAATGGCTCAAGGAAAAG cCTGTGACGGAAACATCTGGTCAAGAGTCCATCACGAGCTCAG AGTTTGACAGGTTCCTAGCGGAGCGAGCAGCCGCGGCCGAACGACTGCCCAACGTCACGGCGACGACGGGCTCGTCTGCCGCCACGCATTCATCGCCCGCAGCCCACGCTGCTCCTCGGAACAGAATGGAGAGAGAAGAAGCGGCGGAGAACAGCCTGTTCGCACTTTAG